DNA from candidate division WOR-3 bacterium:
TCACTCTCCTTTTCCCGAGCGGTTTTTTTTATCACCGCCAAGACCTCCGGTTTTTGCTGGAAGGTGATAACTAAGGAATTGGGATGGATGATGCCTGCCTTCTCTTTGGCAATGGAGAGGAGATCTTCTCCTAAGAGTTCGGTGTGGTCAAAACCAATCCGGGTGATGATGGCGAGACGGGGGGAGACGACATTCGTCGCATCTAACCGGCCACCCAAGCCCACCTCCAAGACTGTCCATTCTACCTTTTCTCTTAAAAAATACAAAAAGGCGATAGCGGTTAATGTCTCAAAAAAGGTGAGGCGATATTTTTTCACCTTCGGGAGGAGGGAAGAGAGGATTTGACAGAAATCCTTCTTGGAAATCATCTGACCCGAAATTCGGATCCGTTCCCGCCAGGAGAGGAGATGGGGAGAAGTGAAGAGACCGGTCTTTATCCCGCAGGCACTCAAAGCACTGGCGAGCATCGTGGCGGTGGAACCTTTGCCTTTGGTGCCGGCGATTAAGACCACATTACTTAATTTCTCTTGGGGAGAAGAGATTTCCCTTAGGAAACTCTTAAACCTCTCCAACTTAAAATCTTGATATTTCGCCTTATCCCTTTCATAACTGATTAAGGAATAGAGAAGGCGTTCCGCCTCACGGTAGTTCATTTCCCACAGGCATTTTCTCTCTAATTTTCGCCTTTCCTCTATAAAATACGGGCCCGACCGGATTTGAACCGGCGCTCTTCGCCGTGACAGGGCGACGTGTTAAACCAGGCTACACTACGGGCCCGATTCTTCTATTTTACCAATTAAATTAAAAAAGTCAACTTAGCGTTCACTCGGTTATAACAATGCCAAAAGAAGTATACAAGATGAAAATTAAACGGTCAATAATTAAAGTTAATACCCAAAATTATCATTCCGCATCAAAAAGAGAAAACAGAAATCCTTAATGAATTAGTCTAAAAGATGGGACCAAACCCTCCTAAAATAAATAAGTTATTATAAATCAAGGGCTTATAAAAAGGGGAGAAATTTAGTGTCCAATTTTGAAGGATATTTCCGTATTTATTATAGAGGGCTATGAAGAAGTTAATTAAAGATTTTGCCTTTTCAGAGTTATCCGCCTGGGGCGGATTTATAATTATCAGAAGAGAGATTGAGGAGGTGTTATCGGGTAATTAGTCCTTAACGAAAATGGCATTAAGCGTGAGATCTTTATCAGAAAGGAGGGGTTTATCTTTATAAAAAGGGGTGTAGCATACAGGGGATGGTATCGGGGATTTAACAGAAGAGATAATAGAAGTTCTAAGAAAAGGCTTAATTTTGGATTTAATCGGAGATTTAATAAAGGGTTTAATTAAAAATTTAATAAATAGTCTAAAAGATGGTATAAAGAGAGGGATAAATAGAAGCCTAAATTAGGGTATAATCCCAAGCCTAATTAAGGGTTTAATCCGAAGTCTAAATGGGAGCCCAATAAAGAATGGAAGAAAAGCAGAGAGAAAGGAGGCAAATACTGGTCCCTGACACCTTGCCGCTAACCGCGGGCAGGAACAGGATGTTGCGGAAAATCGTGGCTGAAGGTGTTTGGCGTTGCGCCTTCCTCAATCCCCCATAGAACTCAATCACTCGCAGACGAGCATCGTAGTTTGCGACATAGGCATATTTTCCAACAACCGCCACACCAAAAGCATAACCTGGGGTATTGTAGCGACTCAGAAAGGCTAGTGTTGCAGGGTTTCCAGCATCCCGGATTTCAAGACCTGCCTGTCCCGCGGCGATGAAGAGCCTGTTGGATTGATACCAGATACCCTGGACAAATCCCCGAGTGTGAATCGCCACAGATCTTTTTCTCGGTTGAGATGGATTGGAGAGATTGATGAGATAGGTCCCACAACCAGAACCCAAAAATGCTAAATTCCGGTTCGGGTCAAGTGCCACCGCATAAGAAGAGCCAAAGGGCCGGGAACCAATCT
Protein-coding regions in this window:
- a CDS encoding folylpolyglutamate synthase/dihydrofolate synthase family protein yields the protein MNYREAERLLYSLISYERDKAKYQDFKLERFKSFLREISSPQEKLSNVVLIAGTKGKGSTATMLASALSACGIKTGLFTSPHLLSWRERIRISGQMISKKDFCQILSSLLPKVKKYRLTFFETLTAIAFLYFLREKVEWTVLEVGLGGRLDATNVVSPRLAIITRIGFDHTELLGEDLLSIAKEKAGIIHPNSLVITFQQKPEVLAVIKKTAREKESEVITENLISLKSLRLTKAGSQFKIKKNPHPFFLPLLGRHQVENLELVLSALARIKVGDERITWEKIGDGLANVYVPARCELISQHPEIMVDCAHNPDSCLALRDVLKDIFKKKAIFVFGVARDKKVEEMLKILSDVGSSFVFTQARHPRALNREILASYGEKLNIKFTTEKSVGQAIKTALAQQKREIVVITGSFYVVGEGMNSLGYRPAGILS